Proteins encoded together in one Triticum dicoccoides isolate Atlit2015 ecotype Zavitan chromosome 7B, WEW_v2.0, whole genome shotgun sequence window:
- the LOC119336949 gene encoding chloride channel protein CLC-f-like isoform X2 — MLCGVVSVVFRQLVVWFTKTFDLIRKNFGLPAVVCPALGGLGAGLIALRYPGILYWGFTNVDEILHTGKSASAPGIWLLAQLAAAKVVATALCKGSGLVGGLYAPSLMIGAAVGAVFGGSAAELINSAIPGNTAVAHPQAYALVGMAATLASVCSVPLTSVLLLFELTKDYRILLPLMGAVGLAIWVPSVVSHSSNKEMSDATSPRHGYSSLLPPADRSEADGRRPDGDDVELAILEDDLYHYGSNSEEMLLDELKVSRAMSKHFIKVTSSATIKEATLLMHDKQQGCVLVVDNEDFLEGIVTVGDIRRRGFESSEDANSTGENSSVLDVNSALVTSCLTRGFQYHGNERGLVTCFPDTDLSTAKVLMEVKGIKQLPVVKRGAGRRNDGRRKVLGLLHYESIGRCLREELERWKVIYQREFPAASS; from the exons ATGCTTTGCGGGGTAGTGAGTGTGGTATTCAGGCAACTGGTTGTTTGGTTCACAAAGACTTTTGACTTGATAAGGAAAAATTTTGGTCTCCCTGCTGTAGTATGTCCAGCTTTAGGTGGTCTTGGAGCAGGTTTAATAGCTCTAAGATACCCTGGGATACTGTATTGGGGTTTCACCAACGTTGATGAAATTTTACATACCGGAAAAAGTGCTTCAGCTCCTGGGATTTGGCTGTTAGCTCAGTTGGCTGCTGCAAAAGTTGTTGCAACTGCACTTTGCAAAGGTTCTGGTCTTGTTGGTGGCCTATATGCCCCAAGCTTGATGATTGGTGCTGCTGTTGGTGCTGTTTTTGGAGGCTCAGCGGCAGAATTAATAAACTCTGCCATTCCGGGTAACACTGCTGTTGCACACCCTCAAGCTTATGCACTT GTGGGAATGGCTGCTACCCTAGCCTCAGTTTGTTCAGTTCCATTGACATCTGTACTGCTACTCTTTGAACTGACAAAAGATTACAGAATTCTGCTACCTCTGATG GGAGCTGTTGGTTTAGCAATATGGGTTCCATCGGTTGTAAGTCACTCCAGCAACAAAGAGATGTCTGACGCTACATCTCCTCGCCATGGTTATTCTTCACTATTACCTCCAGCTGATAGGAGTGAGGCAGATGGGAGACGACCAGATGGAGATGATGTTGAACTAGCAATTCTAGAAGATGATCTATATCACTATGGTAGTAACAGTGAGGAGATGCTTCTCGATGAGTTGAAG GTTTCACGAGCAATGTCAAAGCATTTTATTAAGGTTACATCTTCAGCCACTATCAAGGAGGCAACACTGCTTATGCACGATAAGCAGCAAGGTTGTGTTCTTGTTGTAGACAATGAAGATTTTCTTGAAGGGATTGTTACAGTTGGTGACATTCGTCGTAGAGGATTTGAATCAAGTGAAGATGCTAACAGTACTGGGGAAAATTCATCTGTCCTGGAT GTGAATTCTGCTCTTGTTACATCGTGCCTCACACGAGGGTTTCAATACCATGGCAATGAAAGAGGGCTGGTGACCTGCTTTCCCGACACAGATCTGAGCACCGCTAAGGTGCTCATGGAAGTCAAAGGTATCAAGCAACTTCCAGTGGTCAAAAGGGGGGCTGGTCGTAGGAATGATGGGAGGCGTAAAGTTCTCGGGCTTCTTCATTACGAGTCAATAGGACGATGCTTAAG GGAGGAGCTGGAGCGGTGGAAGGTGATTTATCAGAGAGAATTTCCAGCAGCCAGCAGTTAG
- the LOC119336949 gene encoding chloride channel protein CLC-f-like isoform X1, with translation MAHSDLEPLRSGAAALPSSSDPDSPTTPRRNRVRELLRNLDRRLSSRGRHNHVDSGPASPTAAGEAGAPRREEESDELGDGAPPEWALLLVGCLLGLATGICVAAFNRGVHVIHEWAWAGTPTEGAAWLRLQRLADTWHRILLIPVTGGVVVGMMHGLLEIFEQIKLSMSSQREGIDFMSAIFPAIKAIQAAITLGTGCSLGPEGPSVDIGKSCAIGCAEMMENNRERRIALIAAGSAAGIASGFNAAVAGCFFAIETVLRPLRAENSPPFTTAMIILASVISSTVSNVLLGEKAAFIVPTYELKSAAELPLYLILGMLCGVVSVVFRQLVVWFTKTFDLIRKNFGLPAVVCPALGGLGAGLIALRYPGILYWGFTNVDEILHTGKSASAPGIWLLAQLAAAKVVATALCKGSGLVGGLYAPSLMIGAAVGAVFGGSAAELINSAIPGNTAVAHPQAYALVGMAATLASVCSVPLTSVLLLFELTKDYRILLPLMGAVGLAIWVPSVVSHSSNKEMSDATSPRHGYSSLLPPADRSEADGRRPDGDDVELAILEDDLYHYGSNSEEMLLDELKVSRAMSKHFIKVTSSATIKEATLLMHDKQQGCVLVVDNEDFLEGIVTVGDIRRRGFESSEDANSTGENSSVLDVNSALVTSCLTRGFQYHGNERGLVTCFPDTDLSTAKVLMEVKGIKQLPVVKRGAGRRNDGRRKVLGLLHYESIGRCLREELERWKVIYQREFPAASS, from the exons ATGGCGCACAGCGACCTCGAGCCGCTGCGCTCCGGCGCCGCCGCGCTGCCGTCCTCCTCTGACCCCGACTCGCCGACGACCCCGCGAAGGAACCGCGTGCGCGAGCTGCTGCGGAACCTTGACCGCCGGCTCTCGAGCAGGGGGCGCCATAACCACGTCGACAGCGGCCCGGCGTCCCCTACGGCGGCGGGAGAGGCGGGGGCGCCCAGGAGGGAGGAGGAGAGcgacgagctcggggacggcgcgcCGCCCGAGTGGGCGCTGCTGCTCGTCGGGTGCCTCCTCGGGCTCGCCACCGGCATCTGTGTCGCCGCGTTTAACCGCGGG GTGCATGTCATACATGAATGGGCATGGGCAGGCACACCCACTGAAGGAGCTGCTTGGCTTCGCCTGCAGAGGCTTGCTGATACTTGGCATAGGATATTGTTAATTCCAGTAACTGGTGGAGTTGTTGTTGGTATGATGCATGGATTGCTGGAGATATTTGAGCAGATAAAGTTATCTATGTCATCTCAAAGGGAAGGTATCGATTTCATGAGTGCGATTTTTCCTGCAATCAAGGCCATCCAAGCTGCAATTACTTTAGGGACGGGATGTTCTTTGGGTCCTGAAGGGCCTAGTGTTGATATTGGTAAATCTTGTGCAATTGGGTGCGCTGAAATGATGGAGAACAACAGGGAACGAAGAATTGCTCTTATTGCAgctggatcagctgctggaattgcTTCAG GTTTTAATGCTGCAGTTGCTGGATGCTTTTTTGCTATTGAAACAGTACTGAGGCCACTCCGAGCAGAGAACTCACCACCATTTACAACTGCTATGATTATTTTGGCATCAGTTATATCATCAACTGTGTCCAATGTTTTGTTAGGGGAGAAGGCAGCTTTCATTGTCCCGACGTATGAACTAAAATCTGCCGCTG AGCTTCCACTCTATCTTATTCTAGGCATGCTTTGCGGGGTAGTGAGTGTGGTATTCAGGCAACTGGTTGTTTGGTTCACAAAGACTTTTGACTTGATAAGGAAAAATTTTGGTCTCCCTGCTGTAGTATGTCCAGCTTTAGGTGGTCTTGGAGCAGGTTTAATAGCTCTAAGATACCCTGGGATACTGTATTGGGGTTTCACCAACGTTGATGAAATTTTACATACCGGAAAAAGTGCTTCAGCTCCTGGGATTTGGCTGTTAGCTCAGTTGGCTGCTGCAAAAGTTGTTGCAACTGCACTTTGCAAAGGTTCTGGTCTTGTTGGTGGCCTATATGCCCCAAGCTTGATGATTGGTGCTGCTGTTGGTGCTGTTTTTGGAGGCTCAGCGGCAGAATTAATAAACTCTGCCATTCCGGGTAACACTGCTGTTGCACACCCTCAAGCTTATGCACTT GTGGGAATGGCTGCTACCCTAGCCTCAGTTTGTTCAGTTCCATTGACATCTGTACTGCTACTCTTTGAACTGACAAAAGATTACAGAATTCTGCTACCTCTGATG GGAGCTGTTGGTTTAGCAATATGGGTTCCATCGGTTGTAAGTCACTCCAGCAACAAAGAGATGTCTGACGCTACATCTCCTCGCCATGGTTATTCTTCACTATTACCTCCAGCTGATAGGAGTGAGGCAGATGGGAGACGACCAGATGGAGATGATGTTGAACTAGCAATTCTAGAAGATGATCTATATCACTATGGTAGTAACAGTGAGGAGATGCTTCTCGATGAGTTGAAG GTTTCACGAGCAATGTCAAAGCATTTTATTAAGGTTACATCTTCAGCCACTATCAAGGAGGCAACACTGCTTATGCACGATAAGCAGCAAGGTTGTGTTCTTGTTGTAGACAATGAAGATTTTCTTGAAGGGATTGTTACAGTTGGTGACATTCGTCGTAGAGGATTTGAATCAAGTGAAGATGCTAACAGTACTGGGGAAAATTCATCTGTCCTGGAT GTGAATTCTGCTCTTGTTACATCGTGCCTCACACGAGGGTTTCAATACCATGGCAATGAAAGAGGGCTGGTGACCTGCTTTCCCGACACAGATCTGAGCACCGCTAAGGTGCTCATGGAAGTCAAAGGTATCAAGCAACTTCCAGTGGTCAAAAGGGGGGCTGGTCGTAGGAATGATGGGAGGCGTAAAGTTCTCGGGCTTCTTCATTACGAGTCAATAGGACGATGCTTAAG GGAGGAGCTGGAGCGGTGGAAGGTGATTTATCAGAGAGAATTTCCAGCAGCCAGCAGTTAG